In Thermotomaculum hydrothermale, a single genomic region encodes these proteins:
- a CDS encoding peptidylprolyl isomerase, with protein sequence MKKIALLLCFAIIFGAQAKIIDKIAIIVNNRAVTYHELEKLYQIRSSELYRKYAGKELAEKLEALKKQVIKDKTDELLLLEKASQEGITISDEMMDNFIKGLMKQNNIENEEQFNNILMQQMGMTLKQFKETQKTQYIARTVIQQFVINKIVIDEAEIRAYYDEHIDDYKTPFTYSIQEIVLYYDSTTKLFVENRAKSIVEELKSGKLDFSTAVSLYSEASSKELNGELKNLKLGDLNKKLEEAALKLKVGEVAMVELPDSIHIVKLIERNEPKPLPFEKVRDKIEDKLRQPLIQDRIDKFMEELRSIYYVRIDVKPEELK encoded by the coding sequence ATGCTTTGCAATAATTTTTGGAGCACAGGCTAAAATAATAGACAAAATTGCTATTATAGTTAACAACAGGGCGGTAACATATCACGAGCTTGAAAAACTCTATCAGATAAGGTCTTCTGAACTTTACAGAAAATATGCTGGCAAAGAGCTTGCTGAAAAACTTGAGGCTTTGAAGAAGCAGGTAATTAAAGATAAAACAGATGAACTGCTTCTCCTTGAAAAGGCTTCTCAGGAAGGGATTACCATCAGTGATGAAATGATGGATAATTTTATTAAAGGATTGATGAAGCAGAACAATATTGAAAATGAGGAGCAGTTTAACAATATCCTTATGCAGCAGATGGGAATGACTTTAAAGCAGTTTAAAGAAACACAGAAAACTCAGTACATAGCAAGGACAGTTATACAGCAATTTGTCATAAATAAAATAGTTATTGATGAGGCAGAAATTAGAGCATATTATGACGAACATATTGACGATTATAAAACTCCCTTTACATATTCAATTCAGGAGATAGTCCTGTACTATGATTCAACTACAAAATTATTTGTTGAAAACAGGGCAAAATCAATTGTTGAAGAGTTAAAATCAGGGAAGCTTGATTTCTCAACTGCAGTGTCTCTTTACTCTGAAGCCAGTTCTAAAGAGTTAAATGGAGAATTGAAAAACCTGAAATTAGGGGATTTGAACAAAAAACTTGAAGAGGCGGCTTTGAAATTAAAAGTTGGTGAAGTTGCTATGGTGGAGCTTCCTGATTCAATTCACATAGTTAAACTTATTGAAAGAAACGAGCCTAAACCTCTTCCTTTTGAAAAAGTAAGGGATAAAATTGAAGACAAGTTGAGACAGCCTTTAATTCAGGATAGAATTGACAAGTTTATGGAAGAGTTAAGAAGCATATATTATGTAAGGATTGATGTTAAACCGGAAGAATTAAAATGA
- a CDS encoding S4 domain-containing protein has protein sequence MRLDLFLKKVLIIKRRTLSQELIKSGRVFVNGSIAKPGKDIKEGDIIIFPLRKKKLTIKVKQIPKGNVKKGDELNYYEVLKEENIDE, from the coding sequence ATGAGGTTAGACCTTTTTTTAAAAAAGGTTTTAATAATAAAAAGAAGAACACTATCTCAGGAGTTAATAAAATCTGGGAGGGTTTTTGTAAATGGAAGTATTGCAAAGCCGGGTAAAGATATAAAAGAAGGTGATATTATTATATTCCCGTTGAGGAAAAAGAAATTAACCATAAAGGTTAAACAAATACCAAAAGGCAATGTAAAAAAAGGTGATGAATTAAACTATTACGAAGTTTTGAAAGAGGAGAATATAGATGAATGA